ATCGCGGCACCGTCACGATCGAGGGCCTGCCTCCGAAGCGCGCACGCAAGCGGGGCATCGTCGGCTACGTACCGCAGAGCGAAGACGTCGACTGGTCGTTCCCGCTCAGCGTGTACGACGTCGTCATGATGGGTCGCTACGGGTTCCAGAACTTCACGCGGCATCCTCGGCACGCCGACCGCGAAGCGGTGGCCGAAGCCCTCGACCGGGTCGAACTGTCCGACCTCGCCGGCCGCCGCATCGGCGCCCTCTCGGGCGGTCAGCGCAAGCGCGCCTTCGTCGCCCGCGGGCTCGCGCAGGGCGCCGAGGTGTTGCTGCTCGACGAGCCGTTCGCGGGAGTCGACCGGCGCAGCGAGGCCACGATCACCGAGCTTCTGCGCGAGCTCGCCGCCGACGGCCGCACGGTGCTCGTCTCCTCGCACGATCTCGAGGGGCTGCCCCGCCTCGCCGACGAGGCGATCCTCCTGCTGCGGCGCGTGCTCATGCACTCGACGCCCGAAGAGGTGCTGCGCCCCGAGAACCTCGCGCGGGCGTTCGGGTTCGATCTCACCGGCCGAGCGGGGGAGTGAGCATGCCCCTGGTCGACCTGCTGCTCGAGCCGCTGGGCTACGACTTCATGCAGCGCGCGTTCCTCGTCACGGTCACGGCCGCGATCGTGTGCGGGGTGCTCAGCTGCTGGCTCGTGCTCATCGGGTGGTCGCTCATGGGCGACGCCGTCTCGCACGCCGTGTTGCCCGGTGTCGTGCTCGCCTACCTGCTCGGCACGCCGTTCGCGGTCGGCGCCCTCGTGTTCGGCGTCGCCGCGGTCGCGCTCATCGGTCTCGTGCGGTCGACGAGCCGCGTGAAGGAGGATGCCGCGATCGGCGTCGTGTTCACGACCCTCTTCGCCCTCGGCATCGTGCTCATCTCCGTCGTGCCGAGCCAGACCGACCTCGGCCACATCCTGTTCGGCAACCTGCTCGGCGTGAGCGTGGCCGACCTCGCGCAAGTGCTCGGGCTCGGCGTGGTGACGCTCGCGATTCTCGTGCTCAAGCGCCGCGACCTCACGCTCTACGCGTTCGACCCCACGCACGCCAACGCGATCGGGCTCAACCCGAAGGCCCTCGGCGCGCTGCTGCTCGGGCTCCTCGCGCTCACGGTCGTCGTCGCGCTGCAGGCCGTGGGCGTCGTGCTCGTGGTGGCGATGCTCATCATCCCCGGTGCCACCGCGTACCTGCTCACCGACCGGTTCGCCCGCATGCTCGTGATCTCGCCGATCATCGCGGCGGCGTGCTCGATCGTCGGCATCTACCTCAGCTACTACCTCGACGCGGCATCCGGTGGCATGGTCGTGCTCACCATGGGCGCCGTGTTCACGCTCGTCTACCTCTTCGCGCCCCAGCACGGCGTCATCGGTCGACGGCTGACGGCGGCGGCCCGGCGCCGACAGGTCACCGCGAACGCGTGACGTGCCGGCTGCCGAGCTGTTCCTGGTTCAGTCGCCGAACACCGCCGTCCACTCCGACTCGGCGCCGTCGGCGATCGAGACCCACGCCTTCGGCACGGCCACCACGGTGACCTCGCCCTCGGCGTCGTACGTGCCCTTCTCGATGAGCTCACCGTCGACGTAGTACGCGAACGCCTCGTCGTGCGGGATCTGCACGGTGTCGGCCGCGGCGCCAGGGCGGTCCTTGAACTTCGGGCCGACGGGCGTCGCGGGCGTCGTGAGGATCGGCACCTTCGCGAAGTCCATGTCGCTCGCGAGGTAGTACGACGTGTACGACGGCTGGTTGTACGTCGTCTGCTGACGAGCTGCCTCGACGCGGTACTGCGGGTCGTGCATGAGCGTCGTGAGCTTGTGCCCGGTGACCTCGGTGCTCGTGAAGATGCGCAGCGCGCTCGAGTCGACCGTGCGCACGAGGAGCTCCTCACGCCAGTCGCCGAAGACATCGGCGACGAGGCTCGGGTTGCCCTTGGTGCCGTTGTTCGTACGCGTGCCCGTCGCGGTGAGCACGTTCCCGCGCTCCCAGTCGTCGATCGTCGGCGTGTTGTCGCCGCTGCCGTTCACGATCTGCGTCGTGAGTGCGGCCGACCAGCGGATCGACATGTTGGTTCCGGGCGTCGCCGCAGAGAGGATGTCGCCCTGGGTGCTGAGCAGTCCGCTCGCATCGGTGCCGCCGGGCATGCTCGCCCACACCTCGATGCCCGCGACATCCGATCGCACGTCGCCGATCATGCCGCGACCCGTGTCACGACCCGAGTGGGCGCCGAAGATGACTTCGCCCGTCGCGGCGTCGCGCATGACCGAGCCGTACGGCGCCCACGTGCCGCCCTCGTGCACCGTCCACAGCTCGAGGCCCGGTCGTGCCTGGTCGATGTCGGCGACGTGCATCGCGTCGCCGTGGCCGAGCCGGGCGAGCTCCCCGGGCGTCGCGCTGCCCTCGGGCATCACGTCGAACGAGCTGTAGAGCAGGCTGCCGTCGTCGTCGATCGTGGCGCCGCCGTAGACGATCTCCTGCTTGCCGTCGCCGTCGACATCGGCCGCGCTCAGTGAGTGGAAGCCCTGCGTCGTGATCGAGCCGTACTCGGGATCGGTGCCGTCGCGACCGTGGGGCGAATCGTTGAACGGGTTCGTCAGGGGCGCGTGGCCGCTGTCGACGAACCAGCGCTGCGTGAGCGATTCCCCGTCCCAGTCGTACGTCGCGATCGTCGTGCGCGTGTAGTAGCCGCGGGCGAAGACCGCCGAGGGGCGCTCACCATCGAGGTATGCGACGCCGGAGAGGAACCGGTCGACGCGGTTGCCGGGCTCGATGCGGGCCATGGCGTAGTCGCCCCACATGAGGCCGTCGTCGCCGCGACCCGGCTCGTACGGGATCGTCTCGAGCTCTTCGCCGCTCGCACCGTCGAACACCGAGAGGTACTCGGGGCCGTCGACGATGAAGCCCGCGAAGTTGCGCAGCTGGTTGCGGGTGCTGCGCGACGGGGCGTACACGTCGATGAAGTGGTCGACGAGCTGCTGCGCGCTCGCACGCGAGAGCGGGTACTCGTGGGCGACCGGGATGCCGAACGCCTCCTCGAGGGTTGCGGGCCAGTTGCCCGCCACGACCTCGGGGTGCTCGGTCCAGCCCTGGAACATCTCGGTGAGGTGCTCCTCGTAGTCGGCCGCGCTCATGCGGTAGTCGTCGGCGTGGGTGTAGCCCGCCGCGACATCCGTCTCGGGCATCGTGACGTAGGCCTCGTTCGTGACCGAGCCGTCGGCCGCGAAGCCCGTGGACTTCGTGCCGGGCGCGGTCTTCAGCATGATCTCCGCGCGGCCGTCACCGTCGAAGTCGTAGACGTTGAACTGCGTGTAGTGCGCGCCGGCGCGGATGTTGACGCCGAGGTCGATGCGGTTGAGCAGGGTGCCGTCGAGCTCGTAGGTGTCGAGGTACACCGTGCCCGTGTAGCCGACCTGCGAGACGTCCTTCTGATTCGAGGGATCCCACTTCACGACGAACTCGTAGGCGCCGTCGCCGTCGACGTCGCCCACCGCGACGTCGTTCGCCGAGTAGGTGAACGCCTCCCCGGCGGGCGTGACCCCGTCGGCGGGCTTCTGGAGCGGCAGGTCGTGGAAGCCCTGCTGCCAAGCGGATGCCGCGGCGCCCTGGTCGAGCTCGACGCCGTTCACGATCGGGGCGACCGTGTACTGCGAGGTCGCGCTGCCGTCGGCATCGGCGAAGTTGGTGCTGTCAGTCACGACCGCGAGCTGCTCGCCGTCGCGGTAGACCGCGAAGTCGGGGCCGGCGAGGCCAGTCGGGGTGGCGCCGGTCGCCTCGGAGCCCAGCAGTCGCCAGCTGAGGAAGACGCCCTGGTCGGTCGAGATCGCGACGAGGCCGCGGTCGAGGGCCTCGAGCTGTGGCCCGGCCGGTTGCGCTGTGTCGGGCGGAGCCGCCGTGGCGGGTTGTGCGATGCCGGCGATCAGGCAGCCGGCGGCGGCGACCGCCAGGGCTGCGCGGAACGGATGGTGTCCGAGATTCATCGTCGAATCCTTCTCTGGGCGAGTAGCCCGTCGGCGGAGATCGGGAACGGGATAGCGCTTTCCCAAGGTCGAACGTATCCTCCGCAGTCCGCAGGGGTCAAGAGAAAACGTCAGATTGACACGATTCAGTGGCGCTGCGCACGGCCGGCAGACGCCGTGTCGCGACATCCGCTGGCCATGTCCTTCCCGGTCTGATGCCGGTGCATCGGCCCACGTCAGCCTTGCCCCGGGCGGCTGCCGCCGACCGCCGCCCGATATCCTGAGGCGGTGCCTGCCACGAGCCCCGCGATCGAGGATTACCTGAAGACGGTGTACGCGCACACCGAGTGGCAGCCCGAGCCCATCACGCCGTCGGTGCTCGCCGGCCGCCTCGGCGTCGCGCCCTCGTCGGTCACCGAGATGGTGAAGAAGATGGCGGCGGCCGGACTCGTCGCGCACGTGCCGTACGGCGCCGTGCGGCTCACCGATACCGGCCTCGCCCGCGCGCTCGCAGTCGTGCGCCGGCACCGGCTCATCGAGACCTGGCTCGTGCAGGAGATGGGCTACACGTGGGACGAGGTGCACGACGAGGCCGAGGTGCTCGAGCACGCCCTCTCCGACCGGTTGCTCGAGGCGATCGACGTGCGCCTCGAACGCCCTGCACGTGACCCGCACGGCGATCCGATCCCGACGGCCGACGGCACCCTGCAGCGACGCCCGACCGTGCTGCTCGCCGAAGCGCCGGTCGGCCACTCCGGCGCGATCGTGCGCATCAGCGACCGCGACCCCGAGGTGCTGCGATCGCTCGACGATGCGGGACTCGGGCTCGACACGGTCGTCATGGTGACGGATGCCGCGGCCGACGCCGTCTCGCTCCGCGCCGGCGAGCGCACGCACGTGCTGCCGCTCGCGACGGCGGCGGCGATCTGGATCACCGAGTGACGCTCGTGCGTGGGCCCGGGAACGGTGCGGCGGCGGCATCCGCTGTTCATCGGCTCGTGACATCCGCACCTTAAGCTGGGCCCATGGGACGACGACGAGAAGAAGTCGAGTGCTGGCTCACCGACATGGACGGTGTGCTCGTGCACGAGAACCACGCCCTGCCCGGCGCCGCGGAGCTGCTGCAGCAGTGGGAGGATGCCGGCACGCCCTACCTCGTGCTCACGAACAACTCGATCTTCACGGCGCGCGACCTCTCGGCCCGGCTTCGCGCGAGCGGCCTGCGCGTACCCGAAGACCGCATCTGGACCTCGGCGCTCGCGACCGCCGACTTCCTGAAGCAGCAGCTGCCCGGCGGGTCGGCCTTCGTGATCGGCGAAGCGGGCCTGCTCACCGCCCTGCACGATGCGGGCTTCATCATGACCGAGACCGAGCCCGACTTCGTCGTGGTCGGCGAGACCCGCAACTACTCGTTCGACGCGATCACGAAGGCGATCCGGCTCATCGGCCGCGGCTCGAGGTTCATCGTCACGAATCCAGACGCCACCGGGCCGAGCGCCGACGGGCCGCTGCCCGCGACCGGCGCGATCGCCGCGCTCATCACGAAGGCAACGGGCAAGGATCCCTACGTCGTGGGCAAGCCGAACCCGATGATGTTCCGCTCGGCGCTCAACAAGATCGGCGCGCACTCCGAGAACACCGCCATGATCGGCGACCGCATGGACACCGACATCGTCGCGGGCATCGAGGCCGGCCTGCACACGATCCTCGTCATGACGGGCATCAGCGACCAGGCCGAGATCGAGAAGTACCCGTTCCGGCCCGAGGAGATCCTCACGGGCGTGCACGAGCTCGTGCGAGCCGACCCGATCGAGGTCGAGCTCTAGCGGGAGCGGCCGCGACTACGCGACGAGCTGCTCCACGCCCTCGGCGTCGAGCCGCTCGCGCACGTCGGCGCCGAGGTCGAGCTCGGCCGCACCGAGGATCTCCTCGAGCTGCGCCATCGACGAAGCGCCAACGACGGGGATGACGGGCACCTCGGCGCCGAGCAGCCACGCGAGCGCGACCTGGTTGGGCGTCGCGCCGACGTCGCGGGCGACCTCGTGCAGCAATCGGATCCGGGCATGCGTCGTGGGGTGGTCGATGCCGCCGAACAGCGGCTTGTCGGTGCGGGTGAGCGCGCCCTGGTGCAGCGGCGAGTACGCCGCAACGGCGAGCGGCGGGCGGCCGTCGACACCCGTCGAGTCGGCGTAGTCGAGCAGCTCGGGGGTGACGTAGTTCAAGCGCCCGATCTTCGGCGCCGGGTGCACGAAGCTGTACTGCTGCTGCACGAGCCCGTAGGGCGCGATGCCCTGCCGAATCGCCTCCTCACGCGCTTCCACGACGCGCCACACGGCGACGTTCGAGATGCCCGTGATGCCGACGACGCCCTCGGCCTGCAGCGCCCCGAAAGCGCCGACGGTCTCGGCGAGCGCAGTGTCGCGGTCGTCGACGTGGCCGTAGAGCACATCGATGTGGTCGACGCCGAGGTGGCGGAGGCTCTCGTGTGCCTCACGGTCGATGACCTCGGCGGAGAGACCCTGGTAGTTCGTGGGCGGCGTGTTCGAGAGCGGCAGCGCCGGGTCCTTCTTCGCGGCGCCGAGCTTCGTCGCGAGCTTGAGCTCGTCGCGGATGCCGCGGCTCGCGAGCCAGCGCCCGATGACGTCTTCGCTGTCGCGGCCGTACCCGCCGATCCACGCGTTGTAGTTGTTGGCGGTGTCGATGAAGGTGCCGCCCGCCTCGACGAAGCGGTCGAGGATGGCGAACGAGGTCGCCTCGTCGGTGCGGGTGCCCATGAACATCGTGCCGAGGCAGAGGGTGGAGACGTCGAACGAGGAGCGTCCGTCGCCGATGGTGCGGTAGCGCATGGTGTGTCCTTTCCGGATCGTGTGATTCGAGCGTAGGAACGGATCGGCTCGGGCATACACTCCAATCAGCAGGCGTGAGACCAGACCAATCGGCCAAGACCGACCGATCAGCCAGACCGACCGATCAGCCAGACCACCCAGACCGAAGGAGCGACGGATGCCGCGAGCCGACCACCCGGCCTCCGCCCTCGCCTGGGAGACCCTCCTCGACCTCGGCGACTCGCCGCTCCCCTTGCGCGACCGCCTCGAGGCGGCGATCCGCGACGCCGTGTCGGACGGCCGGATCCCCGCGGGCGCCGCGCTCCCCCCGAGCCGCGCCATCGCCGAGACGCTCGGCGTCTCGCGCTGGGTGGTCACCGAGGCGTACGGCCAGCTCGTCGCCGAGGGGTTCCTCGAGTCGCGGGTGGGCTCGGCGACGCGAGTGCCCACCGCACCGAGCGCCGCGCCGCGAACCCCCGAGGCGTCCCGGCCGCTCCGCGCCGAGTTCCGCCGCCCGACCTTCGACCTCGGCCCGGGCATGCCCGACGTGCGGCACGTGCCGCGGGCGCGCTGGGCGGCCGCGGTGCGGCACGCGCTGCAATCGCTGCCCGACGCCGAGTTCGCCGTCGCCGACCGGCTGGGGCATCCGCTCGCCCGCACGGCCGTCGCCGCGTACCTCGCCCGCTCGCGCCGCGCCGTCGTCGCGCCCGCCGATGTCGTCATCACGCACGGCGCGACCGACGCGATGACCGCGATCGCCGCAGGCCTGCGCGCGGCGGGCCATCGGAGCGTGCTCGTCGAGGACCCGAGCTGGCCGCGACTCCGCGAGGTCGCCGCAGCGGCGGGCCTCACGCCCGTGCCGGTGCCGGTCGACGCCGGCGGCATCGACGTCGCGCGCCTCGCGTCGGCCGCCGTGCGAACGGGCGCCCGCGCCGCGCTCATCACGCCGGCGCACCAGTTCCCGCTCGGCGCCGCGCTCGCCCCCGGCCACCGCGACGCCATCGTGCGGTGGGCGCGAGCGCACGATGCAGTGCTCATCGAAGACGATTACGACGCCGAGTTCCGCTACGACCGCCGACCGGTCGCGGCGCTGCAGGGCCTCGCGCCCGAGCGCATCGTGCTCATCGGCTCGCTGTCGAAGTCGATGGCGCCGGGCTTCGGCCTCGGCTGGGCCGTGATGCCCGCGTCGCTGCGCGAGCGCGTGCGCCTCCCCGACACGGCACGGCCGTCGACGATCGAGCAGGCCGCCCTCGCCGCGTTCATCGAGTCGGGCGACCTCGAGCGCCACTTGCGCGCCGCCCGCGGCCGCTTCCGTCGCCGCCGCACCGTGCTCCTCGAGGCGATCGCGCGCGAGCTGCCGGGCCTGCCCGTCACCGGCATCGCCGCGGGCATGCACGCCGTGCTCGCGCTGCCGCCGGACATCAAGGCCACGGATGCCGCGGCGGCCGCCGCCCGGCACGACGTCGCGGTGTCCGACCTCACGCGCTATCGCGTCTCGGCCTCGGCCGACACGACCGAGTCACTCGTGCTCGGCTACGGCAACCTCTCGGACGCGCTCGTCGACGAGTCGGTCGCCCGGCTCGCCGCCGGCATCCGCTCGCTCGCCTGACGCCGCAATCCTCACATCAGGCGAGGCGCTCCACCGCCGTCTCGACGAGGCCCCAGAACCAGTCGACATCGAGGCCGGTCGCGACCCACGCGTTCGGCTCGCGCCGCAGCATCCCGTCGAAGTCGACGCTCGTCGCGCCCGCCGTCTCGGTGCCGGCGAGCTCGACGTCGAGCCGCGTGTGCACGAGCTCGACGCACCCCGGGTCGGCGAGCACGGCGACCGCGACGGGATCATGCAGGGGGCCGTCGGGCATGCCGAAGACCTCGTCGTTGGTGCGGCAGAAGAAGTCGAGCAGCTCGTCGCCGAACGCGGCGGTGTGGGTGCCGACGGCGGCGAGCCGCTCGCGCACGGCCTCGGTCACGAGCGCACGATGCGTCACGTTGAGCCCCACCATCGTGAACCGCACACCGCTGCCCACCACGAGGTCGAGCGCCTCGGGGTCGACCCACGCGTTGAACTCGGCGTAGGGCGTCACGTTGCCGCGCTCGGTCGATCCGCCCATCCAGACGATCTCGCGGATGCGACCCGCGAGCTCCGGCCGGTCGCGCAGCAGCACGGCGACGTTCGTGATGGGTCCGGTCGCGATGATCGCCACGGGCTCGGATGCCGCGAGCAGGGTGTCGGCGATGAGCGTCGTCGCGTCGCGGGGGTCGAGCGGCACGGTCGGCTCGGGCAGCGCCGGGCCGCCGAGGCCGTTCTCACCGTGGATCCACTCCGCCGTCTCGAGCTCGCGCACGAGCGGTCCAGCGGCGCCGGCCGCGACGGGTACGTTCGCGACGCCTGCAACGGTGAGTGCGATGCGGGCGTTCCGGCTCGTGTGCTCGATCGACACGTTGCCACCGACCGTGGTCACCGCGAGCAGTTCGAGCGACGGATGCCCCGCCGCGAGCCACAGCGCGAAGACGTCGTCGTGTCCGGGGTCGCAGTCGATGATGACGGGGATCGTCATGCCGCGAGCTCGGCCGCCGCCCGCAGCACGGCCTCGCGCGGCGCATAGGAGTCGACGGTGCCGCGCGCCTGCACGGCGAGCGCGCCCGCCGCGACCGCGATGCGCACCGCCTCGGCGAGCGGGCGGCCCTCGGCGAGGAACGCCGCGAGCGTGCCGGTGAAGCCGTCGCCCGCGCCCGTCGTGTCGACGGCTGTGACGCGCGGCGCCGGCGCCGTCCACGAACCCTCGGCGTCGGCCGCCACAGCGCCCGCGGCACCGAGGGTCACGACGATCGAGCGGGCCACGGTGCCGGCGGCGGATGCCGCGAGCTCGCGCCATTCGTCGAGCGAGGTGCCGGCCGCGGCATCCGTGCCGATGCCGACCGCCCGCGCCTCGTGCTCGTTGAGCACGAGCGGATCGCACGCGACGAGTGCCGCGGCGGCGACCGGCGCGGGCGGGGCGAGATTGAGCACGAAGCGCACGCCGAGCTCGGCCGTGACCTCGGCGATGCGCTCGATCGTGTCGACGAGCAGCTCGCCTTGCGTCAGCACGAGCCCCGCCGCGGCGATGCGCGATCGCTCGGCGTCGACGACGTCGGGGGTGAGGGCGAGGTTCGAGCCGCCGGTGACGATGACGGTGTTCTCGCCGGAATCAGCGACCGTGATCTGGGCGACGCCCGTC
The Agromyces albus DNA segment above includes these coding regions:
- a CDS encoding metal ABC transporter ATP-binding protein; the protein is MTFTRTGHVPGAASDPALIVRGLTVHYGDVLALDDVSITLQRGTICGLVGMNGSGKSTLFKAIMGSVKPDRGTVTIEGLPPKRARKRGIVGYVPQSEDVDWSFPLSVYDVVMMGRYGFQNFTRHPRHADREAVAEALDRVELSDLAGRRIGALSGGQRKRAFVARGLAQGAEVLLLDEPFAGVDRRSEATITELLRELAADGRTVLVSSHDLEGLPRLADEAILLLRRVLMHSTPEEVLRPENLARAFGFDLTGRAGE
- a CDS encoding metal ABC transporter permease; this translates as MPLVDLLLEPLGYDFMQRAFLVTVTAAIVCGVLSCWLVLIGWSLMGDAVSHAVLPGVVLAYLLGTPFAVGALVFGVAAVALIGLVRSTSRVKEDAAIGVVFTTLFALGIVLISVVPSQTDLGHILFGNLLGVSVADLAQVLGLGVVTLAILVLKRRDLTLYAFDPTHANAIGLNPKALGALLLGLLALTVVVALQAVGVVLVVAMLIIPGATAYLLTDRFARMLVISPIIAAACSIVGIYLSYYLDAASGGMVVLTMGAVFTLVYLFAPQHGVIGRRLTAAARRRQVTANA
- a CDS encoding rhamnogalacturonan lyase, whose translation is MNLGHHPFRAALAVAAAGCLIAGIAQPATAAPPDTAQPAGPQLEALDRGLVAISTDQGVFLSWRLLGSEATGATPTGLAGPDFAVYRDGEQLAVVTDSTNFADADGSATSQYTVAPIVNGVELDQGAAASAWQQGFHDLPLQKPADGVTPAGEAFTYSANDVAVGDVDGDGAYEFVVKWDPSNQKDVSQVGYTGTVYLDTYELDGTLLNRIDLGVNIRAGAHYTQFNVYDFDGDGRAEIMLKTAPGTKSTGFAADGSVTNEAYVTMPETDVAAGYTHADDYRMSAADYEEHLTEMFQGWTEHPEVVAGNWPATLEEAFGIPVAHEYPLSRASAQQLVDHFIDVYAPSRSTRNQLRNFAGFIVDGPEYLSVFDGASGEELETIPYEPGRGDDGLMWGDYAMARIEPGNRVDRFLSGVAYLDGERPSAVFARGYYTRTTIATYDWDGESLTQRWFVDSGHAPLTNPFNDSPHGRDGTDPEYGSITTQGFHSLSAADVDGDGKQEIVYGGATIDDDGSLLYSSFDVMPEGSATPGELARLGHGDAMHVADIDQARPGLELWTVHEGGTWAPYGSVMRDAATGEVIFGAHSGRDTGRGMIGDVRSDVAGIEVWASMPGGTDASGLLSTQGDILSAATPGTNMSIRWSAALTTQIVNGSGDNTPTIDDWERGNVLTATGTRTNNGTKGNPSLVADVFGDWREELLVRTVDSSALRIFTSTEVTGHKLTTLMHDPQYRVEAARQQTTYNQPSYTSYYLASDMDFAKVPILTTPATPVGPKFKDRPGAAADTVQIPHDEAFAYYVDGELIEKGTYDAEGEVTVVAVPKAWVSIADGAESEWTAVFGD
- a CDS encoding metal-dependent transcriptional regulator; its protein translation is MPATSPAIEDYLKTVYAHTEWQPEPITPSVLAGRLGVAPSSVTEMVKKMAAAGLVAHVPYGAVRLTDTGLARALAVVRRHRLIETWLVQEMGYTWDEVHDEAEVLEHALSDRLLEAIDVRLERPARDPHGDPIPTADGTLQRRPTVLLAEAPVGHSGAIVRISDRDPEVLRSLDDAGLGLDTVVMVTDAAADAVSLRAGERTHVLPLATAAAIWITE
- a CDS encoding HAD-IIA family hydrolase; amino-acid sequence: MGRRREEVECWLTDMDGVLVHENHALPGAAELLQQWEDAGTPYLVLTNNSIFTARDLSARLRASGLRVPEDRIWTSALATADFLKQQLPGGSAFVIGEAGLLTALHDAGFIMTETEPDFVVVGETRNYSFDAITKAIRLIGRGSRFIVTNPDATGPSADGPLPATGAIAALITKATGKDPYVVGKPNPMMFRSALNKIGAHSENTAMIGDRMDTDIVAGIEAGLHTILVMTGISDQAEIEKYPFRPEEILTGVHELVRADPIEVEL
- a CDS encoding aldo/keto reductase, yielding MRYRTIGDGRSSFDVSTLCLGTMFMGTRTDEATSFAILDRFVEAGGTFIDTANNYNAWIGGYGRDSEDVIGRWLASRGIRDELKLATKLGAAKKDPALPLSNTPPTNYQGLSAEVIDREAHESLRHLGVDHIDVLYGHVDDRDTALAETVGAFGALQAEGVVGITGISNVAVWRVVEAREEAIRQGIAPYGLVQQQYSFVHPAPKIGRLNYVTPELLDYADSTGVDGRPPLAVAAYSPLHQGALTRTDKPLFGGIDHPTTHARIRLLHEVARDVGATPNQVALAWLLGAEVPVIPVVGASSMAQLEEILGAAELDLGADVRERLDAEGVEQLVA
- the pdxR gene encoding MocR-like pyridoxine biosynthesis transcription factor PdxR — its product is MPRADHPASALAWETLLDLGDSPLPLRDRLEAAIRDAVSDGRIPAGAALPPSRAIAETLGVSRWVVTEAYGQLVAEGFLESRVGSATRVPTAPSAAPRTPEASRPLRAEFRRPTFDLGPGMPDVRHVPRARWAAAVRHALQSLPDAEFAVADRLGHPLARTAVAAYLARSRRAVVAPADVVITHGATDAMTAIAAGLRAAGHRSVLVEDPSWPRLREVAAAAGLTPVPVPVDAGGIDVARLASAAVRTGARAALITPAHQFPLGAALAPGHRDAIVRWARAHDAVLIEDDYDAEFRYDRRPVAALQGLAPERIVLIGSLSKSMAPGFGLGWAVMPASLRERVRLPDTARPSTIEQAALAAFIESGDLERHLRAARGRFRRRRTVLLEAIARELPGLPVTGIAAGMHAVLALPPDIKATDAAAAAARHDVAVSDLTRYRVSASADTTESLVLGYGNLSDALVDESVARLAAGIRSLA
- a CDS encoding nucleoside hydrolase, whose amino-acid sequence is MTIPVIIDCDPGHDDVFALWLAAGHPSLELLAVTTVGGNVSIEHTSRNARIALTVAGVANVPVAAGAAGPLVRELETAEWIHGENGLGGPALPEPTVPLDPRDATTLIADTLLAASEPVAIIATGPITNVAVLLRDRPELAGRIREIVWMGGSTERGNVTPYAEFNAWVDPEALDLVVGSGVRFTMVGLNVTHRALVTEAVRERLAAVGTHTAAFGDELLDFFCRTNDEVFGMPDGPLHDPVAVAVLADPGCVELVHTRLDVELAGTETAGATSVDFDGMLRREPNAWVATGLDVDWFWGLVETAVERLA
- a CDS encoding ribokinase; amino-acid sequence: MSGPVVVFGSLNVDSTSYVEAFPAPGETILAHGFQVALGGKGSNQAVAAHVAGAEVELVARIGDDASGEFALATLERFGLPTGAVGRVADAPTGVAQITVADSGENTVIVTGGSNLALTPDVVDAERSRIAAAGLVLTQGELLVDTIERIAEVTAELGVRFVLNLAPPAPVAAAALVACDPLVLNEHEARAVGIGTDAAAGTSLDEWRELAASAAGTVARSIVVTLGAAGAVAADAEGSWTAPAPRVTAVDTTGAGDGFTGTLAAFLAEGRPLAEAVRIAVAAGALAVQARGTVDSYAPREAVLRAAAELAA